Within Cnuibacter physcomitrellae, the genomic segment CGCGTGGAACACGAGGTGGTTCAGCCCGGCGTCGACGTACTGCGCCACCTGGGCGACGACCTCGTCCGGGTCGGCGCCCACGATCCAGCGCGAGGCGATCTGCTCGATGGGGAGCGCATCCGCCGCCTTCTCCATCTCGACCGGGTCGGTGATGTCGTGCTTCTGCTCCTTCGACAGCGCCAGCGGGGCCCAGAACCGGGTGTTCTCGAGCGCCGTGTCGTAGTCGGTGTCGTAGGAGAGCTTGATCTCGATCATCCGATCGATGTCGTCGAAGTCGCGGTCGGCCTTCGCCGCGCCCTCCTTCACCGCCGGGATGAGGTCGTCGGTGTACAGCGACATGCCCTTGCCCGAGGTGCAGATGAAGCCGTCGCCCGCCCGGCCGGCGTAGCGCGCCACGACCGGGCCGCCCGCCGCGACGTAGACCGGGATGGGGGAGGAGGGCCGGTCGTAGATGGAGGCGTCGTGGGTCGAGTAGTACTCGCCCTGGAAGTTCACGCGGTCCTCGGTCCACAGCGCCCGCATCAGCGAGATCGCCTCACGCAGGCGGGCGAACCGCTCCTTGAACTCGGGCCAGGTCTGCTCGCCGGCTCCGCGGAACCCGGTCGCGATCTCGTTCAGCGCCTCGCCCGTGCCCACACCGAGGAAGATCCGTCCGGGGTAGAGCTCGCCCATGGTCGCGAACGCCTGCGCGATCACCGCGGGGTTGTAGCGGAACGTGGGGGTCATCACCGACGTGCCGATCCGGATCGACGACGTCCGCTCGCCCACGGCGGCCATCCACGTCAGGGAGAAGGGCGCGTGCCCGCCCTCGTGCCGCCAGGGCTGGAAGTGGTCCGAGACGGCCACCGACTCCATCCCGTGCGCCTCCGCGGCGACGGCGATCTCCACCAGCTCCCGCGGGTCGAACTGCTCAGCGCTGGCCTTGTATCCGAGTCGAAGCGTCATGTCCCTATTCTCTTCCCGTCCCGCGCTCGGTGCGCGTCGCCATCCGTGCGCTCAGCGCGCGACCTCGTCGGGTGCCGCGTCCAGCAGCACGAGCTCGTCGCGCGTGGGCGCACCCTCCCAGTCACCGCGGACGGTGACCGCGAACGCCCCGGTCCGCGCTGCGAGCGCGAGACACGCCTCCGGCGACTCGTCCGCGCACAGTCCGGCCAGGTATCCCGCCGCGAACGCGTCCCCGGCACCGACCGAGTCGATGGCGGTCACCGGGATCGGCGGCACGACGTGGTCCTGCCCGTCGATCACCGCGACGGCTCCGAGCGAGCCGCGCTTCACGATGACGGCCGACGGCCCGAGCCCGCTCAGCGCACGGGCGAGGCTCACGGCGTCCGAGCCGTCGACGATCATCGACGCCTCCGCCTCGGTGGCGAAC encodes:
- the fgd gene encoding glucose-6-phosphate dehydrogenase (coenzyme-F420) codes for the protein MTLRLGYKASAEQFDPRELVEIAVAAEAHGMESVAVSDHFQPWRHEGGHAPFSLTWMAAVGERTSSIRIGTSVMTPTFRYNPAVIAQAFATMGELYPGRIFLGVGTGEALNEIATGFRGAGEQTWPEFKERFARLREAISLMRALWTEDRVNFQGEYYSTHDASIYDRPSSPIPVYVAAGGPVVARYAGRAGDGFICTSGKGMSLYTDDLIPAVKEGAAKADRDFDDIDRMIEIKLSYDTDYDTALENTRFWAPLALSKEQKHDITDPVEMEKAADALPIEQIASRWIVGADPDEVVAQVAQYVDAGLNHLVFHAPGQDQRRFLELFERDLAPRLRALSS